A window of the Cynocephalus volans isolate mCynVol1 chromosome 10, mCynVol1.pri, whole genome shotgun sequence genome harbors these coding sequences:
- the LOC134389458 gene encoding keratin-associated protein 9-1-like — protein sequence MTCCCCSPSCQPIFCGSCCCQPCHCPTLYWQPTFCGSSCCLPCCCQTCYYYSCCKTTCCNTTCCCCESSCCQPCYCSTPCYQPTSCGSCYHQPCCCQTFYYYSCCKTTCCKTVTCCCCSPCCGSNCCRPCFCKTCYYYSCCRTTCCKTTCCYWSPCCGSSCCQPCCC from the coding sequence atgacctgctgctgctgctcccctaGCTGCCAGCCCATCTTCTGTGGGTcctgctgctgccagccttgccaTTGCCCCACACTTTACTGGCAGCCAACCTTCTGTGGGTCCTCCTGCTGCCTGCCTTGCTGCTGCCAAACTTGCTATTACTATAGCTGCTGCAAGACCACTTGCTGCAATACCACCTGCTGTTGCTGTGAGTCCagctgctgccaaccttgctACTGCAGCACACCCTGCTACCAGCCTACCTCCTGTGGATCTTGCTACCACCAGCCTTGCTGCTGCCAAACTTTTTATTACTACAGCTGCTGTAAGACCACCTGCTGCAAGACCGTCACCTGCTGTTgttgcagtccttgctgtgggtcCAACTGCTGTCGACCTTGCTTCTGCAAAACTTGCTATTACTACAGCTGCTGCAGGACCACCTGCTGCAAGACAACCTGCTGTTACTGGAGTCCTTGCTGTGGGTCCagctgctgccaaccttgctgctgctgA